In Rhodopirellula sp. P2, the DNA window GATCCGATCAACACGAACAGCTTGCGTCCTCGTCGATTGACCACCATCGGCAACACCAACAGGATCAACGCGAAATCCAATGGGGCCCGTACGATTCGTTCGTGCGTGGTTGTTCGCAATGCCTTGCTGGTATGCACCGAAGGGTTGCGAACTCGGCCGGCAAGTTCCATCACCGATGCCAAGCGTGTCGCGGTGTCTTGTGTTTGCAACATGTTCGGGTGAATGCTGGTGACGACGAAACACTCGGTCGCCTGCAACCAAGGCTGATCCGCGGGGGTCAAAATCACCAGGTCTTCGCGAGATTCCAGGCCGACCGACGGCACATCCTGCAGATCCTCGGGACGCCGAACCCCACGCAGCAAGTACCCGGTGACTTCCGGCATGCCAGTTCGCCCCGCCAGGTCAGTCCAGCTGGTTCGTTTTTCTTCTGTGTCGGACGCGGTGGAATTGAGCGACGCCAACTGCGCGGAAGCGGTCTCTGCGAGCCCACTTGCTGCCAACCCAGCCTCAGGCAATCCCTGGTTGTCTCTCCATTCCGCCATCGCTTGGGGGTCCCACCAAATCGCTTCGCGGGCCAACAAGACATCGTCAAATCCGGCGTATTCGCTGTACAAGCGGAAGTTCGGTCGCGTGATGACACGCCCAAGCGTCCGCAGTTTGTCACCTTCGATCAAAATCCCGGAGGATTGGTCGTAGGTCGGCATGACAGCCTGTTCGACGTCGCCGGACAGGTTTTTCGCCTTCATCGTCAGCGAATCGCGAAAACGTGGGATCACCCATTCTCGATTCATCAGCTGAACGGAAACGATCGCCAAAGAGGCGATCACCATCGGCCGAAGGATCCGCCCATGAGAAATCCCCGCTGACAAGGTCGCGGTCAGCTCCCCAGTTCGCCGCAGCCAGCCCGCCGTGAACAAGAACGCCATCAGGGTGATGATCGTCCCGGTCATATCGAAAAGCAGCAGCAAATACGGCCCGTAGAAGCGGCCCAGCACCAACGGCAAAGGCTCGCCAGCTTTGGATTGAGCGATCAAATCGTCCATCGCCGTGAAGGCGTGAAACACAATGAAGATGCCCGCCAACGACAAAAAACACACGCACACAGTGCGAAGGAAGAGGATCAGGACGTAGCGATCAATCTGAGTCACGATGCGGCGGACGACGACTTCAAAGGGATTAGGGAGAGATGAATACCGGACAGGGAAATTCTCCCGTCCCTGCTCACCATCGCATCCAACCCATCCACGCCTCAAGACCAATCGCTGGAGCCCTCAGGCCTTGGGTGACCCCCGAGTAGAACAATTGTCCCGAATTGTCCCGTCACCCAGCATTCAGACGTCGATCAGCTTCATCCTCAGTTCAACTCTGCCACCGGTCGCGTCACGACCGAAAACGGGCCGAACACGGACAGTCGAACAGTGGAGTCAACGGTTCGACATCGTGCACAGCTCGGTGGGGCCTCCACCGAGCAATGTTCTTTGAGGACAGCTTCAACGAGGCTGACAGAGGTGACTGACTCATCAGTCGACCAGTTGAGCACCGGGTGGCAATGGATCGGCGTGAATGATCATGTCGCCTTGTGAGTCCACGCGATTCGATTGGTAGGCACGAGGCCCGAACGAGTCGCCTTGGATCGCACCGTTGTAAGAGTCGACGGGATAGCCGCCTCCAGGAACAATCGTCTCGCCGTAACCCAGCGTGCCGCTTCCCAAGTAAGGATCGACAGCTCCTTCGTAGTAACCAGGCATTCCGACGGCATACTCACTGCCGCATCCGTCGCCCACATAGGTTTGGGGTGCGGGGCAAGTGCTGCAGGTACCAGCCGATGCATAAGGAGCGTAGGCAGGTGCCGGTGCGTAGACAGGCTGTTGCGGAATCATTGGCGGTGCGGCAACGGCCGGACCGCGATTGAACAGACCACAGGATCCGGTGTTGCAACCACCCGCGGTGGCGGCAGGCGGAGGAGCCAACGGATTGACGGCACGGCCAATGGCACCGACGCGATTGCAAAGACCACAGCTTGCGCCGCGGCCGAAGAAGAAGTTTCTCATTCCTGAGCAGCCGGTCGAGGTAACCGTGACCGTCACGAGCATCAGGAGCGTTAGAGTTCGGATTGTCATCAGAGTTTCCTTGACTGGCAAAGCAGGCGGATCGGGCAAGGTGAACCCAAAGGGAAAACCGAGCCTAAACGTTGGCCTTGGCATCAAGACCACTCAAAAGTAGGACGCTCTGAGCGTTGTGCAAACGCAACACGCTAATTTTGGGCAACAATTTGTTGATAAAACGCCACATCCCACCTTCAGAAGGGCTGTGGTAGCTTGGATGCCCCGCACGATTCATACGACCCGTTTGATTGTTCGCATGATGCAGCTCGCTCACCCACACGACCACAAGTCGCTGATGTCCACCGTCGTCATCGGCCGATCATCCGGTTTCTCGATTCGCCTCCTGGGCAGACGAGTTTCTCTCCCGGAGACGATCGCGCCGGTGCTGCTGTG includes these proteins:
- a CDS encoding LptF/LptG family permease yields the protein MTQIDRYVLILFLRTVCVCFLSLAGIFIVFHAFTAMDDLIAQSKAGEPLPLVLGRFYGPYLLLLFDMTGTIITLMAFLFTAGWLRRTGELTATLSAGISHGRILRPMVIASLAIVSVQLMNREWVIPRFRDSLTMKAKNLSGDVEQAVMPTYDQSSGILIEGDKLRTLGRVITRPNFRLYSEYAGFDDVLLAREAIWWDPQAMAEWRDNQGLPEAGLAASGLAETASAQLASLNSTASDTEEKRTSWTDLAGRTGMPEVTGYLLRGVRRPEDLQDVPSVGLESREDLVILTPADQPWLQATECFVVTSIHPNMLQTQDTATRLASVMELAGRVRNPSVHTSKALRTTTHERIVRAPLDFALILLVLPMVVNRRGRKLFVLIGSAVGLIIGFFALKTIASTLGGSTSLVTPGIAAWIPLLIIGPLAYSRLRHVQTV